In bacterium, the DNA window AGACGGAACTGCCCGCCGTAGGACATGGTCTCCTGAAGTCCCTCGACAAGGGTGGCGATCCCTGAACTGTCCATGTAGCTGACGCCGCTCAGCTCGACCACGATCGGCGATGTCTTCTGCCCCGCCAGTTTCATCAATACATCCCGGACCGTAGGGGAGTTCGACATATCCACCTCGCCGCTCAACTGCACAAGCGTGACGCCATCCTGCATTTCCGTCCGTATTTCCATTATGCGGAATCCCCCTTCGCGGACAGGTGCTTCTTCATATGAAGCCGGGTTCCTTCCTCGCCGCAATCCTCGAAGGTGACATCGTCCATCACCTCGCGGATAAAATGAACACCCAGCCCTCCCGGGCGCACATCGGAAAGATCCCGCGGCTGGATCCTGGCCGGATCGACCTTTTTCCCGAAATCGCGCAGCACAATCACAATATCGCCGTTCTCGATCCTTCCTTCGCAGACGATCGGCTTCTCGCACGGTCCTTCGTAGCTGTGGCGGATGATGTTCGTGCAGGCCTCATCCACGGCGAGCACCACCCGGCAGCCCGCCTTCTCGTCCATCCCGGCCGCCGCGCA includes these proteins:
- a CDS encoding STAS domain-containing protein, translated to MEIRTEMQDGVTLVQLSGEVDMSNSPTVRDVLMKLAGQKTSPIVVELSGVSYMDSSGIATLVEGLQETMSYGGQFRLASLTPKVKQVFDLARLVDVFEIYPSLDEAKEGR
- a CDS encoding ATP-binding protein translates to MRIPAEPCCLRLMRATVESFCAAAGMDEKAGCRVVLAVDEACTNIIRHSYEGPCEKPIVCEGRIENGDIVIVLRDFGKKVDPARIQPRDLSDVRPGGLGVHFIREVMDDVTFEDCGEEGTRLHMKKHLSAKGDSA